The DNA region aaatattttaatatttcaaaagttCTTTCATGAAATCAATAGAAAATAATGAGACTAATGCATATACACTCACagtgtaaaatagttttacatcGTCTTTGTAGTTATAAATCACcgtttgaattactttaagataattattttaaaagtaaaaaaatttatcatatataatgtgTTGTgattaaatagataattatgtaaaaaaaattgtactgttagtatataattctttttcccaaaaaataataaataaaatataatttaggttCTTCAAGATTtggtcaaaattaattttaatctctacattttaaaaacaataattttgccCTTTTGGTCCTTATATTTTTTGGAATGTAGTAGAGTTTTGTCCAAGGactaaaaatactttttctaaTACTGAAACAAATTTTGATCAAATCTTACAATTTTGATTAAATCTTGAGAGATCTAAAAAAGACATTTTactcaaaaataattattctttaaaataagttgaaataaacacaaaatcagTACAATTGTAACAACAATTTAACTTTATTTCCGTGCGACTAATTAAACAATTATCATACATGTTTAGGTTTCCAATTTGGCCATACATGAAGCTAGTGTTTTGCCTCTGGCTGGTATTGCCAATGTTCAATGGAGCTGCTTACATATATGAGAACTATGTGAGGCAATACGTCAAGAATATAGGAAGCTACTATGGAAATTCTAAGTATCCCgaggagcaaaagaaagttcTTCAGATGATGAGTTTAGATGCAAGGAAAGCTGTTGAACGTTATATAGATACTCATGGCTCTGATGCCTTTGAGAGAGTAATCAAAGCAGTATGTTATAAACTACTCCAATATGCTTTCATTAGcttaaaaatttatctttcttttagaATAGAGGAACTTTTATTATCTCCGTGTTATAAATAACATTTCATATATTCTTGAATTTTATTGCAGGCTGATAGAGAAGCAAGGAGGCACTGAAGATTAATTTGACCAAATTGATGCTTAAAGAATTTACATATGCTGTAATCAATAATTGTTGTGCATGGATGACTAGGTCTCAGAAATTATTATCCTTTAATTAAATGCCaacaatctttttaattttttttaacactatgTAAAGTTATCTATTTAGTTTCCATGGTATGAGAATTAAGGGCTTtcattatcaaaatcaattaggATTTAACTCGGCTGGTTacaaaacaataacaaaaatttttattttttcaaaacaaaatttctcAATTTATTATGCAGAGTCACCGACTAGTTTATAATAAATCTTAATCAACATAATCGGTAAACACTGATCATACTTACCAAACGAGTCTTatgatttttaagtttattttctcAAACATCACCTGAGATATGATTAGTAATAGAATTCACATATATTCATTCTCactagaaaagagaaaagctaAACCATTTATTAAATGGAATGaatgcactttttttttaaatgactagCTATTAGTTAACTTTTaaaacttgattttcttctgtTCCAACCATGATCGATTATAAGGtacattttattgttatataactTTTGAACAAAAAGCCCTCATAGTTATACCGAAATTATCAGTATAGGATAATAGGAaccatatataacttttttatccTTTAGTTTTATTGACTCCATTCGTATTACATTTCTCAAAAGGTTATACATTTTCTTATTTCATTACAAATCATTTCAAAATCTACCAGATTCATTGTATCTTTTATAGTGTAAACTAAAGTGTTTTtggaaactataaaaaaatttcaaatctaTCTTTTATAGCGTTGGATTTAAGACATTGCATAGAACACATCcttaatttttgttgaaaatcTTAGATTGAGGACTATTCATTTACAATTAATTGAAAGCGTGACAAGCATAAAAATCTATTTAGGATAGATTCTGATATCATGTTAGAAATTGAATTTGGACTTAACTGAATCATACAAAATCGACTTGTAAGGTGAAAATTACTTTCCACTTATATATGTTACAAGGTGttggatagttttttttttttggtgaatttggaaagcttttataaatatatagacTATATCCTTTactaatctttttaaaattattttaattaaaaatatgaataattggaagaaaagaaataatagaAGAAAGTGTAGTCATCACTTAAGAAATAAAGGATACACGTAAATACATGTAACTTGAATCCCATGCCACAAATATTAGGAAGAAAAGACATACCTTTTTATGAATTCTAATGGCTTGACTTCCAGTGATGAATAATGCGTGTTTTTCCTCCAAGGGTATGAATTGTTACAAGGGGCACATGATGGATACTTGGGTGCTCTGTTCCTCCATCGGGAACAATGCAGTCCAAGAATTCACCTGAACAATAATAAACATTGAGAACTTGAAGTGTTACTAAGTGTTGGATGCCAAGAGGTATTGTATTGAGTTGAGGTATTCTTCCAAATACTAAAGGTTATTATCCCATTCTAACAAACAGCACTAACAGAAACCCttacatttttcaacaaaatcagaaaagttcattgttgcTGCTTTATTCCTTTCATAACACAAACCCTTGCTGAGTCCATTGTTGCTGCTTTATTCCTTTCATAACACAAACCCttacatttttcaacaaaatcagaaaagttcattgttgtGACATTGGAATGCCTTCTTGCAAAAAAGTTCCATAGACTTTTTAAAGTTAAAGGTTTCAGCTCATGCACCTTGTTAAAAGGAGAATTCTTACAAGAGGTAACAACTTCCCTGCTTCTAGTTGTGATTAATATTCTACTTCCATTGTTATTATCAAGCAAGGCATTTTCAATTTGAGTCCAAAGTTTTACACTCCACACATCATCAAAGATAACAACGGACCTCTTGTGTTGCAAATATTTTCTCACTGCATCAAGCAATGAATCTCGATCCATTTCAGAAATATACTGCGGAGGCTCCTTCCCttcatcttcaaataacttctTCAACAAGTCTCTCATCAACTTTTCCAGCCTTCCCATTGTTAAATACTCTGCTGGCAAGGGTAGTTTTTCCTAACCCTCTCATTCCCACCACAGAGATGACAATGCGCTCTGCTGGTCCCTCTACTAACCAACCAATCAATTCATCTTTGGGGTCTTCAAAGCCAACAACTTCAGAATCTTCAAGGAAATGCGGATTTGATCAAAGGAGATGCTGTTGGACACTTTGGCAACCTCCATCACTGCTTTGTCCTTTTTAGAAAAAAGTTGATTTAGGGAGTTATAATTTTGAACTCTTTGCATGATTCCATCAACAACTGACTTAATCTGCTGAACCTCTGATTCAATTCGGTGATGAGGCATCAAAGTTTCAATGAAGTGAATGATCTGACAGAGCAAAGCTGCACATCCAAGAGCATCAGGCTGACATAGATAATGTATTCATCAATGACATCTTGTATGCGAAAAGAGGTTTCTCTCAAATCTTTCACCAATGTTCTGATCCCCTCATTCATGTCGTCTCCTTCATCTGCAGTCCTGCTATCTGCATCCTTGAGGAAGACTTGAATGACATCTAGtacttattgtcatttgatgaGTTTGCTAGCTTCAATTTCTTCTGTATTGTGGTATCAGAATTTTGTGTTCTGAGACTTATTTATTGATCCAAAGCTTCCTAACGTCTACAATGAGAGGAAGACTTTCAAGTTTGCCAAcatctttattaaatattttgttagcaAGTTGCGctttttccctttatttttattgtcataATAGAGCAAGTAGCGAATCTTGTGAGTTGACTAATCTGTGAATGGGACTAAACAATTTCAGTTCTCTGtcaatgttaatttattttaggctTACACTTCTTCTGAACATTTATGTTAACAACGTGCATTCCAGCTTTGCAACCACTGACTAAATTGGTTTACTAGAAAAGATGAATGATGAATCCTTGTATATGTGACTTAAGACTTTGaaagtcttttaaaaacttattaatCTGCTGTAATGATCTTGATTgacagcaaaaataaaaaatagaaaatgctaACCCGCGTGGAATAATGGGTCGAGAGCCAATTCTTATTTTCTCATAACCCAtgatagttttatttattttgaaaattattatcaaTTTGTTACTTGAGTTTAATAATTACAAGTCAGTTGATCCTTGGTGTTAGATACCAAATTCACTAATGCACGACAAGGTTagagacaaaattgattgatgCATACtaaattcaagaatcaaaatgATTTATAGTGTTTAATGTTTGGAATCAAAACATTCCATTCTTAACATTAGAGATTAAAATgacttaaattattaattttcaaaaattaatatatctttTGATAATTCTAGATATTAAAATAActgataattataattcaataattaatttgacggTTTACTCATTTAAATCTTCTTACAATGTTTTATTGGGATTAACTCAtctaatcattatttttatttataacaattATATGAGATACCCTGTTAACAAGGTATATGCAATTATACACTATTTCTTATGTATGAAAAAACTTTCCATGTACCAAATGTCTCCTAAAAGTAGTCATATCAATTTTGCACCTGTTTCAGCAACCTGGCAATAAATACATGGACAATTCTGTTATGTTCATGGATGTTGGATACACTATTAAGGCAAAAAACTAACACCATTAAATGATGAATTACACCTAAATTATGTACATTTTTGTCAAATTTCCTTGAAGTTCTAGATCCTTACCACAATCAGTAGTCACAGCAATAGGAATGGCAGAATGGACCGGTGTTGAGTTATCCTGATTTTGAGAGGGTTTCAGAATATGCTTAGCACCTGGGCTAAGTTTCACAGGACCTGATATTACCACACCATCCAGGTTAAAAGAATCAAAGCCTCTTGGATTTAGATTCTGAGCCTCATTCTGACAACATTTACCAATTGCACCCACTTGGAGAtcaagttcaacttctcttgTGTTTTGCTGCACAGCCATGCCAGTTAAGTTTTTCTTCACTTCTATATTAGGTAACTTGTTAGGTTTTGCAGGATCAACAAAACTAGTTGAGGGTCTTTTCCTGGAATTGGTGCATGGATGATGCACTCTGGCACTCATATCATCAAATTTCACTCTGTCAGTGACTTTAAATAAGTTTCTACAACCACTATCTATGGCAGAGGGTGGTTTGATAATGGGGGAAACTGAAGCGTATGGAGAACGAGAATGAGGATGAGGATGAGCAGTTGATGTTGGGTAACGAATGGTCTTCCTGGGACAGTGAGTAGCAACTGAAGTAGGAGGATACAAAACATCTGATGAATGGTTCACAGATGAAATTGTAGAATCATTTCTCCAAGTATTATGAGGAAAACTTGTACTAGAAGAGCTCCCAGGTGGCCTTTCATGTGTTGAGCTTAAGGGCCATGGTGCCAAACTGCTATAGGACCTCTTGAACCAAGATGATTTGGCATGTTCTTCAACAATTGGGTGCAAGAAGGGAAATTCAAAGGCTGAATTCGCGACACGGTGGTGCATCTTCCAGTCATTCAGCTCACGACTGCTTAAAGTAGACTGATTGAAATTGCAAGGATTAGATGATACCTGAGAATGAAAGCAGAATCCTTGAGATATAAACTGCTCAGGCAAGTCTTCAGGTGGCCTATTATATATTGCACACGAAGTAGTTACTTGGGAAATAGTATGCAAATTAGTACTAGCATTTCTGCTGACTCCAAGGCTTCCATTTTGAGATATATGATTACTTCGCTGGTTAAGAAATTCAGAGTTTG from Glycine soja cultivar W05 chromosome 8, ASM419377v2, whole genome shotgun sequence includes:
- the LOC114423923 gene encoding HVA22-like protein f → MGILGTMARNLDTIVGPGVLLLYPLYASMRAIESPSTLDDQQWLTYWVLYSFITLFELSCYKILAWFPIWPYMKLVFCLWLVLPMFNGAAYIYENYVRQYVKNIGSYYGNSKYPEEQKKVLQMMSLDARKAVERYIDTHGSDAFERVIKAADREARRH